A genomic window from Rattus norvegicus strain BN/NHsdMcwi chromosome 9, GRCr8, whole genome shotgun sequence includes:
- the LOC134480541 gene encoding uncharacterized protein LOC134480541 isoform X1 — translation MFRQLIRLFRKERGDQGETIPGQREADLLSSETGRRKSFWGRLGFGRKASSQNVISQQVECVKELEELKFEIQKCQFERDELYQILDLYIYDDWDHRLDVELPVLQSEHEMRMMAMQMMTNSISDAMERYKELIQVNSSYRIRQSQLLREQAQLKNNIQILLNEKRKLLVEQTELPASSVETKRFCEDAGMNICVPRAKQQQV, via the exons atgtttcgccagctgatcaggctatttcggaaggaaaggggagatcaaggagagaccataccaggtcagagggaagctgacctcctctctagtgaaacaggaaggaggaaatcattctggggaaggcttg gttttggtaggaaggcatcatcccaaaatgtcatcagtcagCAAGTGGAGTGtgtaaaggaactggaggaactcaaatttgaaatccagaagtgtcaattcgagagggatgaactttaccaaatcctggacctttatatctatgatgattgggaccacag gctggatgttgaattgccagtccttcaatctgaacatgagatgagaatgatggctatgcaaatgatgaccaactcaataagtgatgccatggagaggtacaaggagctcatacaagtgaacagttcctaccg catcaggcaatcccagctcctgcgtgaacaagctcaattgaagaacaatatacagattttgctgaatgagaagagaaaactgctggtggagcagactgaactgccagcatcctctgtggagacaaagaggttctgtgaagatgctggaatgaacatctgtgtccccagagccaagcagcagcag gtctga
- the LOC134480541 gene encoding uncharacterized protein LOC134480541 isoform X2 produces MQSFGRKASSQNVISQQVECVKELEELKFEIQKCQFERDELYQILDLYIYDDWDHRLDVELPVLQSEHEMRMMAMQMMTNSISDAMERYKELIQVNSSYRIRQSQLLREQAQLKNNIQILLNEKRKLLVEQTELPASSVETKRFCEDAGMNICVPRAKQQQV; encoded by the exons gttttggtaggaaggcatcatcccaaaatgtcatcagtcagCAAGTGGAGTGtgtaaaggaactggaggaactcaaatttgaaatccagaagtgtcaattcgagagggatgaactttaccaaatcctggacctttatatctatgatgattgggaccacag gctggatgttgaattgccagtccttcaatctgaacatgagatgagaatgatggctatgcaaatgatgaccaactcaataagtgatgccatggagaggtacaaggagctcatacaagtgaacagttcctaccg catcaggcaatcccagctcctgcgtgaacaagctcaattgaagaacaatatacagattttgctgaatgagaagagaaaactgctggtggagcagactgaactgccagcatcctctgtggagacaaagaggttctgtgaagatgctggaatgaacatctgtgtccccagagccaagcagcagcag gtctga